The proteins below come from a single Yamadazyma tenuis chromosome 5, complete sequence genomic window:
- the CTR1 gene encoding copper transport protein ctr1 (EggNog:ENOG503NYWJ; COG:S) → MGDFHHNDIDSDFSKIYDQHFYNSQYYDYLSLQQQRSPVRNSPDDGLPPTVTHHQQQPYSNDDHALFSHPQSLQLGVTDTHDEVPDLAAAAPTNFVPVGPVPSSLFSSNLSESAYKRRLSAEDGIKYKKEVVPVAVRQIKPVRQNSNPSLKRKGRPDLMKSYSYTSPSTNAASTSVGSSQSVVPGSSGAGAGAPSAATSSGPGSKKPNFHLNLDQLKNSSVTSFDSTYTTTPTSNSHYPNHNLVIHDYDLNLDKELETITPGMKPPGTNENDYFDEFFMPSNFDGPEDLGTANDLNGINFDLYDKEYYHKPEDHVYKEDVNYRDRTHYHEQKHYHEQEHYHDHDTHHDNPEHEASDGYNSQFPAFNPNSLHHDNHDHSESYNKSPSTPMSNSSESKSPALIKSSSNQSISSMNSASSAKDKSKKKKLPKGATCNICGKFISRDLSRHLRIHDDVGRFRCVFPGHCSHKTGKFNRPYDYKKHLLHFHFEFDEKLGKTATNLTDKLPLMGNCKACNYRGKAQDWLDGHMNMHMMTEASSSTMDMASSTSMASSTASSTSDSMDMDTMHRYFTTAYNGYPVLFKGLKAKNGGEVFGIFLLVFFVAVFTKFLEFARSYMEQKVWVSPVDRHLYTDSESDGKNLVTESTGQIARVSVSGSIPSMLVRNAIRLILIFLPEMFGFALMLVAMSFTLVYFFAVVSGLTVGKFIFERLGSRLHMVPIPTLAHHG, encoded by the exons ATGGGAGATTTCCACCATAATGATATAGATAGCGATTTCAGCAAAATCTACGATCAGCACTTCTACAACTCGCAATACTATGACTACTTGAGCttacaacaacaacggAGTCCCGTACGTAACTCCCCAGACGACGGGCTTCCTCCCACTGTCACTCACCACCAACAGCAACCATATTCCAACGACGACCATGCCCTTTTTTCCCATCCACAAAGCCTCCAGTTGGGGGTCACCGACACTCACGACGAGGTTCCGGACCTCGCTGCCGCTGCTCCTACCAATTTTGTTCCCGTGGGTCCTGTGCCGTCGTCACTTTTTTCCTCCAACTTATCGGAAAGCGCCTACAAGCGCAGACTTAGCGCCGAAGACGGCATCAAATATAAGAAAGAGGTTGTTCCGGTGGCGGTGCGGCAAATCAAGCCGGTTCGCCAAAACTCCAATCCTTCTCTCAAGCGTAAAGGCCGGCccgacttgatgaagtctTATTCCTACACATCTCCCTCCACAAATGCTGCCAGCACGTCGGTGGGCTCCTCCCAGTCCGTGGTGCCTGGGTCCTCTGGCGCTGGCGCTGGTGCTCCTTCTGCCGCCACTTCCTCGGGTCCCGGCAGTAAGAAACCAAACTTTCACCTCAACTTAGACCAGCTCAAGAACTCCTCCGTGACATCCTTCGACTCGACGTATACCACCACCCCGACGTCCAACTCGCACTATCCTAACCATAATCTCGTAATCCATGATTATGACCTCAATCTCGATAAAGAGCTAGAGACTATCACTCCTGGGATGAAACCCCCTGGTACCAATGAGAACGACTACTTTGACGAATTTTTTATGCCTTCCAACTTCGACGGTCCGGAAGACTTGGGTACCGCCAACGACTTGAATGGGATTAATTTTGACTTGTACGATAAGGAATACTATCACAAACCAGAAGATCATGTGTACAAAGAGGACGTGAACTATCGTGACAGAACCCACTACCATGAACAAAAGCATTACCATGAACAAGAGCACTACCATGACCACGACACTCACCACGATAACCCCGAGCATGAGGCTTCCGACGGCTACAATTCCCAATTCCCTGCTTTTAATCCCAATAGTCTTCATCACGACAATCACGATCACTCAGAATCCTACAACAAGTCACCCAGCACACCCATGTCCAACAGCCTGGAATCAAAGTCACCTGCGCTCATCAAGTCGTCATCCAACCAGAGCATTTCATCGATGAactctgcttcttctgccaaggacaagtccaaaaagaagaagctaCCCAAAGGTGCAACATGTAACATCTGTGGAAAATTCATCTCCCGGGACTTGTCTCGGCATCTTCGTATCCACGACGATGTGGGACGATTTCGGTGTGTGTTTCCAGGTCATTGCAGCCATAAAACCGGTAAGTTTAACAGGCCTTACGACTACAAGAAACACTTGCTTCACTTTCACTTTGAATTCGATGAGAAGCTTGGCAAGACCGCCACAAACTTGACCGACAAGTTACCGTTGATGGGGAATTGTAAGGCATGTAATTACCGTGGTAAAGCCCAGGATTGGCTTGATGGTCAT atgaatATGCATATGATGACAGAGGCCTCCTCGTCGACCATGGACATGGCATCCTCTACTAGCATGGCATCTTCCACCGCATCCTCAACCTCAGACTCTATGGACATGGATACAATGCACAGATACTTCACAACTGCCTACAACGGCTACCCGGTGTTGTTCAAAGGTCTCAAGGCCAAGAACGGTGGTGAGGTGTTTGGCATTTTTTTGTTGGTCTTTTTTGTGGCAGTATTCACCAAGTTTCTTGAATTTGCCAGAAGCTATATGGAGCAGAAAGTATGGGTATCACCTGTTGATCGGCACCTTTACACTGACTCGGAGAGCGATGGAAAAAACCTTGTTACCGAGTCCACTGGTCAAATTGCTAGAGTCTCTGTCTCTGGAAGCATTCCCTCCATGTTGGTTCGGAATGCCATAAGGCTCATCTTGATATTCTTGCCCGAGATGTTTGGCTTTGCATTGATGTTGGTGGCCATGTCGTTCACGTTGGTTTATTTTTTTGCAGTTGTGTCTGGTTTGACAGTAGGCAAGTTTATTTTTGAACGACTTGGCTCTCGATTGCACATGGTTCCAATTCCCACATTGGCCCATCATGGTTAG
- the EME1 gene encoding crossover junction endonuclease eme1 (EggNog:ENOG503Q1JK; COG:L), producing MDTVIEILSESSHDEAVDCSVVESSFIGGDNKFSSSSPLHGLISKYSSQMPKNAPHVVQILSDEPSDEITSPFDSHKRSKYRQISPPKISITPKNYSQPSVPKTPPILSLDDTLEESEFDFSSQVKEPVTKKPRTKKDVFKQRAEAFETTKQMFSSPANDLSKYTTKPTTSANDLSKYTNKQLTAANKVTRSREELMSEMIVSLPQWLLNQATEDQFEGAQLRVHDLDSEVKWKRKVNTVYDKTRDIFIPCDAHEIEERFTLLYFEAEQFVKKLISQGFQDLPPQAIVMVEKYHQYLTKIDNLENRIYKNKVLGKENRSTEKVEITVKEIEAMANKLEYNKYINIFPVKSSQEALDWIVSFTYTISDARYNRLQRSAESNLIAGTAGHDYKSTYIETIRKFKLMPTMKCERLFVYYDNLYKIYQKFVMSNSLGNDDDDRRLVPETTEKGMRTLFTSDDPEQVIYDS from the exons ATGGATACAGTGATTGAAATATTATCAGAAAGCTCACATGACGAAGCTGTCGACTGTTCCGTGGTGGAATCGTCATTCATAGGTGGTGATAATAA ATTCAGCAGCAGCTCTCCACTACATGGACTCATCAGTAAGTATTCGAGCCAAATGCCTAAAAATGCCCCCCATGTTGTACAAATCCTTTCAGATGAGCCAAGTGATGAAATTACAAGTCCCTTTGATTCTCACAAAAGGTCAAAGTATCGACAGATCAGTCCCCCCAAAATATCCATCACACCTAAAAACTATTCCCAGCCGCTGGTCCCAAAAACACCCCCCATACTATCGTTGGACGATACTTTGGAGGAATCAGAGTTTGACTTTTCGTCGCAAGTGAAAGAACCTGTCACAAAAAAACCACGTACAAAGAAGGATGTGTTCAAGCAACGAGCTGAAGCGTTTGAGACCACCAAACAAATGTTTTCATCACCTGCCAACGACTTGTCGAAATACACAACCAAACCGACGACTTCCGCTAACGACTTGTCGAAGTACACCAACAAGCAGTTGACGGCGGCCAATAAAGTCACAAGGCTGAGAGAGGAGTTGATGAGTGAGATGATTGTGAGTCTTCCTCAGTGGCTTCTTAACCAGGCTACGGAAGACCAATTTGAAGGAGCTCAACTCCGGGTCCACGATTTAGATTCTGAGGTCAAATGGAAGCGGAAGGTCAACACAGTTTATGACAAAACCAGGGACATCTTTATTCCGTGTGATGCTCATGAAATAGAGGAGAGATTCACCTTATTGTACTTTGAGGCCGAGCAGTTTGTGAAGAAACTCATAAGTCAGGGTTTCCAGGATCTCCCTCCCCAAGCGATCGTGATGGTTGAAAAATACCACCAGTATCTTACGAAGATAgacaacttggaaaacagAATATACAAGAACAAGGTGTTGGGAAAGGAAAACAGGTCTACAGAAAAGGTCGAAATAACTgtgaaagaaatcgaagccatggccaacaagttggagtACAACAAGTACATCAACATTTTTCCTGTCAAAAGCTCCCAAGAAGCTCTTGATTGGATTGTCTCCTTCACGTATACCATTTCTGATGCCAGGTATAACCGGCTACAGAGGTCAGCCGAGTCCAATTTAATTGCTGGTACCGCCGGTCATGACTACAAGAGCACATACATAGAGACAATTCgaaagttcaagttgatgccGACCATGAAGTGTGAAAGATTGTTTGTGTACTATGACAATCTATATAAGATATACCAGAAATTCGTCATGAGCAATTCGTTAGGgaatgatgatgatgacagAAGATTGGTGCCGGAAACAACAGAAAAGGGTATGCGGACTCTCTTCACGTCGGACGACCCCGAACAAGTCATCTATGATCTGTGA
- the SEC8 gene encoding exocyst subunit (COG:U; EggNog:ENOG503NURI) has protein sequence MSRRRALNTGYGAERGPVAPASRTSKTKTKTKESIYELKETMNYIKYEWPQVLEEDANPIELAISLLDDSSVGLSHKMSEFEEMSENTTTALRRVVNDHYDIFNTSIGSYHYLLTTSRDNQKDANEIKQMLESTTKEIHNKSDILQELNQTSVRYSEMIEILDAMEYMNSIPDKIDQLILDKKIHQVYDIISQGYTTAATYNLWNLSAMTSIKNYLDLQSNNLFDMIIDELQNEIYLKSSVVVQESSPWDMLITSNNNPKLAGFKTFVTKSSRLEEFIYNSANLDLAEISECFNELINDFVSNQLPELLKTTSSNLNLTFDLSGSFKNYHYIYQLLMTAQKLNRLMPAITILTQSNQQEFHGLLYRTIEEIKSKNMHELNKLKKILDFESEFEDELTSFHDYSVKILKDLFSSVFVKALMVLQKQKLISEIVAKFDLTYDFKTSWTVVKNELSSLILNYISTDSELVVHKNKLAMNELFKLDNVKFNKEQLMTKFPNLIEGSEEFGNYQTDFFIKNEAFQSNLEVLVPVNIFNMRIIIDFFLIFVSSMINLMSTDPSRPINQTAVQFFENFMKISFLPKLRDNFDSKFNMIMGAFEDDNVDELNTNRAPAFKTDLMNLNNSMIYQNAFEFKKFFISLCYTLNTSLTYRQELNNLVLQFLRKFHILYSNFYKGLMGNTNTKLNSWLKTPALNDLSSLIINETGEVNHQLVEKEIEIMLLNDEMLEVTKDELFDNESLQQLCYLLLTSSWILSWLPNFRKESNYNYEEDLTLIEKLKHDWNFLENGKRVINDTSSNSNQANLNSSIDNLNVYLSLNSAKFKEFNDVISNFEKIRLHSLIVLRYELRLKSIFYITRSFKETDWVLNSEPGDSDQFVSRYNKEIFAMENRLNNYLSETEMSRIFVGMSSFLDELLIKGSKLIHKINNNGIKKLLVNIFTLSQMLKNLNKSNLEIDFKRSSYYFELFTINENQFPSKLSGYDESEKANLVRLLYSEKLADGNGSSFNISKYNDLLAKVK, from the coding sequence ATgagcagaagaagagcacTCAACACAGGCTACGGCGCCGAGCGCGGACCCGTGGCTCcagcttcaagaacttccaAGACAAAGACAAAGACAAAGGAATCGATCtatgaattgaaggaaacGATGAATTATATCAAGTATGAGTGGCCtcaagttttggaagaagatgcaAACCCTATTGAACTTGCCATATCTTTGCTTGACGATTCATCGGTTGGGTTATCGCACAAAATGTCCGAGTTTGAAGAGATGAGTGagaacaccaccaccgcctTGCGGCGGGTAGTTAACGATCATTATGACATATTCAATACCAGCATTGGTTCCTACCACTATTTGTTAACCACAAGTAGGGACAACCAAAAAGACGCCAACGAAATCAAGCAGATGTTGGAGtctaccaccaaagaaatccACAACAAGTCGGACATTTTACAGGAGTTGAACCAAACCTCAGTGAGATACAGTGAGATGATTGAAATATTGGATGCTATGGAATACATGAACTCGATTCCTGACAAGATCGATCAGTTGATCTTGGATAAGAAGATTCACCAGGTCTACGACATTATATCTCAAGGCTACACAACGGCTGCGACATATAACTTGTGGAACTTGAGTGCAATGACAAGCATCAAGAACTACTTGGACTTGCAGTCCAATAACTTATTTGACATGATAATTGATGAACTACAAAACGAAATCTACCTCAAGAGCTCAGTTGTCGTGCAAGAAAGTAGTCCGTGGGATATGTTGATCACGTCGAATAATAATCCCAAGTTGGCAGGTTTCAAGACGTTTGTCACAAAACTGAGTCGGTTAGAGGAGTTCATCTACAATTCAGCCAATTTGGATTTGGCGGAGATCAGTGAGTGTTTTAACGAATTGATCAATGACTTTGTGTCAAACCAGCTTCCAGAGCTCTTGAAAACTACATCTTCtaacttgaatttgaccTTCGACTTATCTGGAAGTTTCAAAAACTATCATTATATCTACCAATTGTTGATGACTGCTCAAAAACTAAATAGATTGATGCCTGCCATTACGATTTTGACCCAGTCAAACCAACAGGAGTTCCATGGTTTGTTGTATAgaaccattgaagaaatcaaactGAAAAATATGCatgaattgaacaaattgaagaagattttggactttgaaagtgaatttgaagatgaattgaCTAGCTTCCATGACTACTCGGTaaaaatcttgaaagacTTGTTCAGTTCCGTCTTTGTGAAGGCATTGATGGTGCTACAGAAACAGAAGTTAATCAGCGAAATTGTAGCCAAGTTTGATTTGACTTACGACTTCAAGACAAGTTGGACAGTTGTGAAAAATGAATTGTCCAGCTTGATCTTAAACTACATATCCACCGATTCGGAATTGGTGGTCCATAAAAACAAATTGGCCATGAATGAGCTATTCAAACTTGATAATGTCAAATTCAATAAGGAGCAATTGATGACCAAATTCCCCAATTTAATCGAAGGAAGTGAGGAATTTGGAAACTATCAGACtgactttttcatcaaaaatgaaGCATTCCAATCCaacttggaggtgttggTTCCGGTTAACATTTTCAACATGAGaatcatcattgatttctttttgatttttgtTTCAAGTATGATCAACTTAATGAGCACAGACCCATCAAGACCCATAAACCAAACAGCAGTTCAGTTCTTCGAGAACTTTATGAAAATTTCCTTTTTGCCAAAATTAAGGGACAACTTTGACTCCAAATTCAATATGATCATGGGTGCCTTTGAAGACGAcaatgttgatgaacttaATACCAACAGAGCTCCAGCATTCAAGACcgacttgatgaatttgaacaactcgATGATTTACCAAAACGCCTTTGAGTTCAAaaaattcttcatctcttTGTGCTACACGTTAAACACTTCTCTAACTTATAGACAAGAGTTGAATAATTTGGTGTTACAATTCTTGAGGAAATTCCATATTTTGTATTCCAACTTTTACAAAGGGTTGATGGGTAATACAAACACTAAGTTGAATAGCTGGTTGAAGACGCCTGCTTTAAATGACTTGTCATCGTTGATCATCAATGAAACAGGAGAAGTTAACCACCAATTGGTTGAGAAAGAAATAGAGATCATGTTACTAAATGATGAGATGTTGGAAGTTACTAAAGATGAATTGTTTGACAACGAATCTTTACAGCAGTTGTGCTATTTGCTTTTGACGTCCAGCTGGATCTTGAGCTGGTTGCCTAATTTCAGGAAGGAATCCAACTACAattatgaagaagatttgacCTTGATCGAAAAATTGAAACATGATTGGAACTTTTTGGAGAATGGGAAACGAGTCATCAATGACACGTCTCTGAACTCCAACCAGGCAAATTTGAACTCCAGTATCGACAATTTAAATGTCTATTTGTCATTGAACTCTGCCAAATTCAAGGAATTTAATGATGTAATCTcgaactttgaaaaaataaGGCTACACTCATTGATTGTACTTAGATATGAGTTGAGATTGAAATCGATCTTCTACATAACCAGATCGTTCAAGGAAACCGACTGGGTGTTGAATAGCGAACCTGGGGATTCAGATCAGTTCGTGTCAAGATACAACAAGGAGATCTTTGCGATGGAAAATAGGTTGAATAATTATTTGAGTGAAACAGAAATGTCAAGAATTTTTGTGGGAATGTCAAGCTTCCTAGatgagttgttgatcaagggatccaagttgatccaTAAAATCAATAACAACGGTATTAAAAAGTTACTTGTGAACATCTTTACATTGCTGCAAATGCTCAAGAACTTAAACAAGAGTAATTTGGAGATCGACTTCAAGAGGTCTTCGTATTACTTTGAACTCTTCACTATCAACGAGAATCAGTTCCCCAGCAAGCTATCCGGATATGATGAGTCTGAGAAGGCCAATTTGGTGAGGTTATTGTACAGtgaaaagttggctgaTGGGAATGGCTCCTCTTTCAATATATCTAAGTATAATGATCTCTTGGCCAAGGTTAAATAG
- the FES1 gene encoding hsp70 nucleotide exchange factor fes1 (BUSCO:EOG0926448Q; EggNog:ENOG503P2S3; COG:O), which yields MDKLLAWSLAQQSGDKEAMAKIGQPDMKALNSLFGGVDEPTLMTQAMLVAQNPEASVEDREVALENFEMLIENLDNANNIENLKLWPAVISLLDESVDSSLRVLAASIVGIAVQNNTKSQEDFLKYDTGFKSLVQYSVDPSTSVELKLKLLFAISSLVRNNQDSFKFFNKLKGWTILTLLDKHDNHKVDIRVLSVLSSVLTSESLFKSEIEAKLHEYKLVDKLINSLLNDNITCMEKSLSILGQLISLNFKFEAGELKLLSKNIDKISHLKEEYSEDFAKIRKITKSA from the coding sequence ATGGATAAGTTACTTGCATGGTCCCTTGCACAGCAATCGGGAGACAAAGAAGCGATGGCCAAGATTGGCCAGCCCGATATGAAGGCGTTGAACCTGCTTTTTGGCGGGGTCGATGAGCCCACTTTAATGACACAAGCCATGCTAGTGGCCCAGAACCCGGAGGCTCTGGTTGAAGACAGGGAAGTGGCCCTAGAAAACTTTGAGATGTTGATCGAAAACCTTGATAATGCTAATAACATtgagaacttgaagttatGGCCTGCCGTCATCTCGTTGCTCGACGAATCTGTTGACTCGAGCTTGAGAGTGTTGGCAGCGTCGATTGTGGGAATAGCAGTGCAgaacaacaccaagtcTCAAGaggacttcttgaagtacgACACCGGGTTCAAGAGCTTGGTCCAGTACTCGGTGGACCCCAGCACCAGCGTCgagttgaagttaaagTTGTTGTTTGCCATCTCATCGCTCGTGAGAAACAACCAAGATTCGTTCAAATTCTTTAACAAACTTAAGGGTTGGACCATCTTGACATTGTTGGACAAACACGATAACCATAAGGTCGATATCAGAGTATTATCTGTTCTTTCGTCAGTTTTGACAAGCGAATCCCTCTTCAAATCTGAGATTGAGGCCAAACTTCATGAGTACAAATTGGtcgacaagttgatcaattctttaCTCAACGACAACATAACGTGTATGGAGAAATCCCTTAGCATTTTGGGCCAGTTGATCAGtttgaacttcaaatttGAGGCGGGtgagttgaagttgttgtcaAAAAACATCGACAAAATCAGCCacttgaaagaagagtATTCCGAAGACTTTGCCAAGATCCGCAAGATCACCAAGAGTGCCTAA
- the PGK1 gene encoding phosphoglycerate kinase (EggNog:ENOG503NVNN; BUSCO:EOG09262F22; COG:G), whose amino-acid sequence MSLSNKLSVKDLDVTNKRVFIRVDFNVPLDGKKITNNQRIVAALPTIQYVLENKPKAIVLASHLGRPNGEKADKYSLAPIAEELSSLLKKPVKFLSDSVGPDVEAAINGASNGEVFLLENLRFHIEEEGSKKVDGEKIKASKEDVAKFRQQLTALADVYVNDAFGTAHRAHSSMVGLDLPQKAAGFLMAKELEYFAKALENPTRPFLAILGGAKVSDKIQLIDNLLDKVDLLIVGGGMAFTFKKVLDNMPIGDSLFDEAGAKNVEHLVAKAKKNGVELVLPVDFVTADKFDKDANTATATEEEGIPDHWMGLDCGPKSKELFEATVAKAKTIVWNGPPGVFEFEKFASGTKSLLDAAVKSAEAGNTVIIGGGDTATVAKKYGVVDKLSHVSTGGGASLELLEGKELPGVTAISDKN is encoded by the coding sequence ATGTCTTTATCAAACAAATTAAGCGTCAAGGACTTAgatgtcaccaacaaaagaGTGTTCATTAGAGTCGACTTTAATGTTCCTTTAGATGGTAAaaagatcaccaacaaccaaCGTATTGTTGCTGCTTTACCAACTATTCAATACGTCTTGGAAAACAAGCCTAAAGCCATTGTGTTGGCCTCTCACTTGGGTAGACCTAATGGTGAAAAGGCTGACAAGTACTCATTGGCTCCTATTGCTGAAGAATTGTCTTCTTTATTAAAGAAGCCtgtcaagttcttgagtGACTCTGTCGGTCCTGATGTCGAAGCTGCTATTAACGGTGCTTCTAACGGAGAAGTGTTCttgttggaaaacttgAGATTCcacattgaagaagaaggtaGCAAGAAggttgatggtgaaaagaTCAAGGCTTCTAAGGAAGATGTGGCTAAATTCAGACAACAATTGACTGCTTTGGCCGATGTGTACGTCAACGATGCATTTGGAACAGCCCACAGAGCCCACTCCTCCATGGTGGGTTTGGACTTGCCCCAAAAGGCTGCTGGTTTCTTAATGGccaaggaattggaataCTTTGCTAAGGCTTTGGAAAACCCAACCAGACCATTTTTGGCAATTTTGGGAGGTGCCAAGGTTAGTGATAAGATCCAATTGATCGACAACTTGTTAGACAAGgttgacttgttgattgttggaggtggtatGGCCTTCACCTTTAAAAAGGTGTTGGACAACATGCCAATTGGTGACTCTTTGTTTGATGAAGCTGGAGCCAAGAACGTTGAACATTTGGTTgccaaggccaagaagaacgGAGTGGAATTGGTGTTACCAGTTGATTTCGTTACTGCtgacaagtttgacaaaGATGCCAACACTGCCACTGccactgaagaagaaggtatTCCAGACCACTGGATGGGATTGGACTGTGgtccaaaatcaaaggaATTGTTCGAAGCCACCGTTGCCAAGGCTAAGACCATTGTTTGGAACGGTCCACCTGGtgtgtttgagtttgaaaaatttgcCAGTGGTACCAAGTCGTTGTTGGATGCTGCTGTCAAATCTGCTGAAGCCGGTAACACTGTTattattggaggtggtgaCACCGCCACTGTGGCCAAGAAGTACGGAGTGGTTGACAAATTGTCTCATGTGTCTACTGGAGGTGGTGCTTCCTTGGAATTATTAGAAGGTAAGGAATTACCTGGTGTCACGGCCATTTCTGACAAAAACTAA
- the FAT1 gene encoding long-chain fatty acid transporter fat1 (COG:I; EggNog:ENOG503NU8V) — protein sequence MELATAAVLGTQLLEAKYQVKGDFLLVQNIIRKALPFLWNVKKGKASYWYTYEKSVLKNPNNQCIAFPRPKANPPPVRIDDSGYKIYDDQFELETYTYKQFYDMVLRFSFILKNDYGVTGDQTIAISCMNKPLFLLLWLSLWNIGALPAFLNFNIKDKPLVHCLKIVNVSQVFVDPDCATPMKETEGMINSELPQVKLHYLNEKELFRILADESRPKYRAPDNTRRVNDQDHDASALIYTSGTTGLPKAGIMSWRKAFMASAFFGYIMKITKKSNVLTAMPLYHSTAAMLAVCPTLLVGGCVSVSQKFSATSFWTQAKLTKATHVQYVGETCRYLLNTQPHPDQKNHLVKIAYGNGLRRDIWKEFKDRFNIKGIGEFYAATESPIALTNLQFGEYGVGACRKYGSIINSVLSLEQRIVKMDPDDQEEILRNPATGLCEVADYNQPGELLMKILNPEKIESSFQGYYGNKDATSKKVIRDVFKKGDAWFRSGDLLRMDQDQLLYFVDRLGDTFRWKSENVSASEVENELMGSNAILQSVVVGVQIPNHEGRAGFAVVEPKQGLDEQQVLDQIYNHVSTCLPKYAVPQFIKFGQIEASHNNKVPKNQYKKQKLPKGDSGSETVYWLNKTKYEELTNDSWARISNGQAKL from the coding sequence ATGGAATTAGCCACTGCTGCCGTATTAGGTACCCAACTCTTGGAAGCTAAGTACCAAGTGAAAGGTGACTTTTTACTTGTGCAAAATATCATCAGAAAGGCCCTACCATTCTTGTGGAATGTCAAGAAGGGGAAAGCCAGTTACTGGTACACCTACGAAAAAAGTGTGTTGAAAAACCCCAACAACCAGTGTATTGCCTTCCCTAGACCCAAAGCCAATCCTCCTCCTGTGAGAATTGATGACAGCGGGTATAAGATCTATGATGATCAGTTTGAGTTGGAAACATACACATACAAACAATTTTACGATATGGTGTTGCGGTTCAGtttcatcttgaagaacGACTACGGTGTGACGGGTGACCAGACCATCGCCATCTCGTGTATGAACAAACCGTTATTTTTACTTTTGTGGTTGTCTCTCTGGAACATTGGTGCGCTCCCTGcgttcttgaacttcaacatcaaggaCAAGCCATTGGTGCATTGTCTCAAGATCGTCAACGTATCacaggtgtttgtggatccaGACTGTGCCACTCCCATGAAGGAGACCGAAGGCATGATCAATTCAGAGTTGCCACAGGTGAAGTTGCACTATTTGAATGAAAAAGAGTTGTTCAGGATCTTGGCCGATGAGCTGAGGCCCAAGTACAGAGCTCCCGACAACACCCGGAGAGTCAATGACCAGGACCACGACGCGTCGGCGTTGATCTACACGTCTGGTACCACTGGTTTACCCAAGGCGGGAATCATGTCGTGGAGAAAGGCGTTTATGGCATCGGCATTTTTTGGGTATATCAtgaaaatcaccaagaaatcCAACGTATTGACGGCCATGCCGTTGTACCACTCGACGGCCGCGATGTTGGCCGTATGCCCGACGTTATTGGTGGGTGGATGTGTGTCTGTGTCGCAAAAGTTCTCTGCCACTTCTTTCTGGACTCAAGCCAAGTTAACCAAGGCTACTCACGTGCAATACGTGGGAGAAACATGTCGGTATTTGTTAAACACCCAACCTCATCCCGACCAGAAAAATCACCTAGTCAAGATTGCTTATGGGAACGGATTACGACGTGACATCTGGaaagaattcaaagatcggttcaacatcaaggGAATCGGTGAGTTCTACGCTGCCACCGAGTCTCCTATTGCCTTGACCAATTTGCAGTTTGGGGAATACGGGGTTGGTGCCTGTAGGAAGTATGGAAGTATTATCAACTCGGTGTTGTCATTGGAACAAAGAATTGTTAAAATGGATCCCGATGATCAGGAAGAAATCTTGAGAAACCCTGCCACCGGTTTGTGTGAAGTGGCTGACTATAATCAACCAGgtgagttgttgatgaagatcCTCAACCCTGAAAAGATTGAGTCCAGTTTCCAAGGATACTATGGAAACAAGGATGCCACCTCCAAGAAGGTCATCAGAGACGTTTTCAAGAAGGGAGATGCTTGGTTTAGATCCGGTGACTTGTTGCGCATGGACCAGGATCAACTATTGTACTTTGTGGACAGATTAGGTGATACTTTCCGGTGGAAGTCAGAAAATGTTAGTGCCAGTGAAGTGGAAAACGAGTTGATGGGATCGAATGCAATTTTACAAAgtgtggtggtgggagtCCAAATTCCTAATCATGAAGGCAGAGCTGGTTTTGCCGTTGTTGAACCAAAACAAGGTTTAGATGAACAACAGGTTTTGGATCAAATATACAACCATGTGAGCACCTGCTTGCCAAAATATGCGGTTCCCCAGTTTATCAagtttggtcaaattgaagCTTCTCACAATAATAAGGTTCCTAAAAATCAGTATAAGAAACAGAAATTACCCAAAGGCGACTCAGGTTCTGAAACTGTCTATTGGTTGAACAAGACAAAGTATGAGGAATTGACCAACGACTCTTGGGCTAGAATATCCAACGGTCAAGCTAAATTATAA